The DNA segment CTTCTTCCGGAGTACCCGAGGAATGGCTGGGCCAATGATCCGAGCCCAGACATACTCGCATACCTCGGGAAGACCGTGGGGAACTACAAGACAACCGGGCCGGACGGAAGGGCCTGGATTCCCTTGCTCTCTGAGTGGATGAACAGCACCTTGCAGCAGCCCACATTCCCGAACACCGAGTTCATCGGCAACTACAACGCGACTGCCACTTATCTTACGCACACAGGCTTCGCAACCATGGCTTTCAACCCGTACCCAGCGCTGACCGAGTCCGATAATACTTACGTGTTGGACATATATCTCATCGGCCTCGTGCTTCCCGAGCCGGACCTTACGCCCACGCTGGTTTGGACCGATCCGCCCATTATCCACGTCCGTGACAATGTGACCATCTATGCGACAGTCGCCAACGTGGGTAATTGGCCAGCCATTGATATTCAGGTAGACTTCACGGTGGGGTCGACCGTCCTACCCTCCTGCGTAATTCCATTGCTGGTTGAGGGCGAATCAGCCGACTGCTCATCTGTATGGATCAATGCCACAATTGGCACTCATCTCGTCATCGTTGATGTCGATCCGCCTATCGACACTGGCGGAATTATCCAGGAGTTGGTTGAGGGCAACAACAGGAAGACACTGCCCATAACCGTAGAGCCTCTCCTTCCCGATCTAGTCGTCTACATATCTGCGCTAGGTCAGGGCTATCCCGGTAACCCGATGACGATTACGGCTACAATCGTCAATGAAGATGGCAACGCGCCCGTTACGAACAGTTTCTTTATTGAGTTCTTTGAGAATCAGAACAGCTTTGCCCTGATCACCTATTCAGAAAACATACCCATAAACGGAACCGTCGACCTGGATATCGAGTGGACGCCCATTGCTGTGGGCGATTACACAATTCGCGTCGTCGTCGATCCGACGGACACGGTGCAGGAGATCAGTGAGGACAACAACGAAGCGACCTGGGACATCCAGGTCATTCCTGTCGCGAATCTCGTCATAATCTCGGACTACGTGTCTCCGGACGATCCCTGTCCATCGGAGGGCCAGAACATCCGGGCTGACGCTTGGATCTCCAACGCAGGTCAGGCCGACGCGGGCATCTTTGAAGTGTCCTTCTGGATCGATGGCGTTTCCGTGGGAACATGGACGTCCACGTCGATTCTGGCACCTGGGGCCACGGTCCTAGCAACCAGCCCGTTGTCCACACCAGCCGGGAGTCCCGGTTTCGGGGAAATCACGGTCGTGGTCGACCCGACCGACGCGATAAGGGAGAGCAACGACGACGACAACACGGTGATCGCTCAGTACATAGTCTATACGGGAACACAGACTTGGTGGACGAATGATGAGACAATGGACTCCGTGGACGTCTCACCGAGGGACAATCTCGTGATTACGGGCAACATCGTGTTCATTAACTCAGAACTCACGGTGACCCAGTCTGGACCAGGCGTTGGCAGGCATTACGTGAAGATCCAGAACGGAGGCAGCTTGACCCTCATCAACAGTGACCTGAAGACCAACTTCGATAACAACTGGCCTCTGAACGTCTGCGTGCTGGACAACGGAGAGCTGATAACCGAGCAGGACTCGCAGGTGCTCCTGGACTCGCAGATCCATGGAAAGGGAGCCCTCTTCACGCGAGGGAACGGGAGGATAGATCTCAAGGACACGATGCTCGATGGGGACATCAGGGCAACCGGATTCGATGTCTCGCTCAAGAACGTGGACCTCACCGGGGATGTCGTGTTCATCTACACTCAGAATACGTCATACATATGGGACACGATCTTCTGGACCGTTGGCACGCTTTCCCTGAACACGGACGACGGTGATGTTGGCACGCTCGACTTCGACATCAGGAACGTGTCCTTCGCCGATCCTGGTCTGGACAAGCAGCTTGTCTTTGGCGGGGACCAATGGATATGGCTAACGGATGTGGAGACCTACATCGATGTGGGCGAGGACTGGTGGACCAACATGATCGTCGGAAACGCCAAGGTCTCGGTCTATTACTGGCTCACGGTCGAGCTTGTTGACGGTACGGGTGCATTGCTGCCGACTTCAAACCTCACGCTTTGGCATCTCGACCCGAAAACGCTCAACTGGAGCCTGGCCATCGACGATTTGGGCAATCCCGTGCAAAACGTGTCCCTTCTAGAGGGCAGCTACTTGTACCGCGCGCTCTCCCAAGAGAGGTTCGAGGTGGACCACTATGAGAATTGGACATACATGGCAAACGGGTCGAAGTACCTTCCAGTTGAGGATAGGGACTACTATCCAGACAAGGACGAATCTGACAGCGTCAAGTCGAACACCCTCATCCGGCTTGTGTTCTCGGCTCTCACTCCCGAGTTCTGGCATGAGGGAATCAGCTTCATCGGCGGCAACGGCATTTCGAACGACCAGCCGTACAATCTGGCTCTGAATGTCTCAGCCGCTGTTCACAATGACGGCAAGATTACGACGAGGAATGTCGAGGTGTACTTCTTCGCCACTGACATCGATCCCGACGAGGACGGCATCATGCAGAACGAACCGTTGACGTACGCGGCCTACTTCATCGGTGTTGCCATCATCGACATCCCGGCGAACGGGACGACAAGCGCAGTGGTCACATGGAATCCAGGCGAACCCGGGATGGCCGTTGCCGGAAACAAGGTCTCCGTCTTCATAGACATGCTTGGTAATATCAACGAGGTCAACGAGCTGAACAACATCGAGATGGAAGTGGTCTCAATGTTCCGCTGGCCAGACCTCGAAGTCCCGGTGGAGGACATCATCTCGATCCCGACACAGGTTCCAGTCTTCTCATCCGTAACCCTTCAGGCGAAGGTTCGCAACATCGGCTCGGCTGTAGCGACGAACGTCAGAGTGGAGTTCCTTGATGACGGGACATCGATCGGCAACGACACGATTCCCACCATCCAATCCAGTGGATCTGCCCTTGCCACGGTTGAATGGACCGCTATGTCGTCAGGACCTCATGAGATAACGGTAATCGCCTACACGGACAACCTCACCATCGAGAACACGGACTACAACTGGAACAACAACGATGCATCGATCACGAAGTCTGTCCTTTCCGAGCCAGATCTCATGGCGGACTCGACGAGCATCCTGGGTCTTGGATCCCCACCGAACGTGACACAGGCCAAGGGATTCTCATTCACCGTCAGGGTCTACAACCTCGGTGAGAGCTCTGTCTCGTCGTTCGCCATTGAAGCATACATCGAAAGCACCTCGAACTTGATCGCAAGCCTGTCCGATCTGTACATCGGAGGCGACACGTACAGCGACTTCGAGCTCTCCGTCCCCAACGGTCTGCCCGACACAGGGACCTACGACCTCATTGTGGCAGTTGATCCGGCATTCCTGGTCAATGAGGCTGACGACTCGAACAACAACGTCACGATATCCCTGCAGGTTGTTCCGCCCGAAGGCTTCATAACGATAAGCCAGCCGCCAGACAACACGGAATACGAGCCCGGCAAGACGATACTCATCAGAGGTCGTGTCCAGACGAATGCACACGATCCGATACCTGGCATAACAGTTCATATCGAGCTCCTTGGTACCACGGCTACGGTGGACACAACAACCGATTCCAGTGGCCAATTCTTCATCACCAATTTCCAGATCCCTGACGACATTTCGGGCACATTCACTCTCGAAGCCTCGACCGACATTGCCTCCATCACAGATGCCACAGTGACGATAAGGGTCGAGGAGGTAGTCGGGCCGTTTGACCAGACGTTCCTTGGGATTCCGATCTGGCTCTGGCTCATCATCATCATAATCATAGTCGTCATCATCGTTGCCATCACCGTCTATCTCAAGTACGTCGGACTCGGCAAGCTTGTCGAATGCGGGAACTGCGGAGCCTTCATCCCAGAGTCAAGCGAGAAGTGTCCGAAGTGCGGCGTGGAGTTCGAGAAGGACCTGGCGAAGTGCAGCAGCTGCGGAGCTTGGATTCCCCTCGGTGTCAAGGTCTGTCCCGAGTGCGGCGTGGAGTTCGCGACCGGAGAGCTCGAGATGGAGGAGTACCGCGAGAAGATGAGGATGCAGTACGATGAGGTCGTTGCGAAGTTCCGCGCTGAGGCCGACAAGGCTCTTGGACGAACCCTCAGCGAGGGGGAGTTCCAGTCGTGGTGGAAGACGCAACCAACGTTCGTGACCTTCGAGGGATGGCTCAAGGAAGAAGAGGAGATGAGGAAGATGGGCTCACGCGCGTGCCCGTCCTGTGGAACGCTCAACTCCGTCACGGCCAAGGTGTGCCACAAGTGCGGTACCCTCTTCNNNNNNNNNNGATGAGGCCCCGCCAGCGAAGAAACCGCCCGCAAAGGAGCCGCCAGCGAAACCCGCAGCCGCGGCGCCCGCTGTAGAGAAGAAGGCCGTTCCCGGGGAGGAACTGGAGAAGCTGGACAGGCCAGTTCCGAAGAAGGTGATCAAGAAGCCGGTGGACAGGCCCGTGGTCCAGAAGAAGGTGATTAAGAAGCCTGTGCCTGTCGAAGACGAGACAGAAAAGGTCTAGCTTCTCGCCAGAGCCTCTTGCGCTTTCTTGTAGACAGCGTCGGGGTCCTTGTAGTACGAGGAGACGAGCTTTGCCACATCCGTGTGTTTGTCGAGTCCGATCTTGCTCATGTACTTGAAGAGCCCAATCCTCCTCCGGACCTCCTGCTCCATCCTCTTCTGTGACCAGTTTCTCGCGATGGATATCTTCTCGTAGACGTAGCTGTGACCGCTGTAGTTGAAGGTGTCGTCCGCAGGGTTCCATGAATAGGCCGTGTTGGTTATGAGCTCATCCGACTCCGGGTCAACGCCGATGAACTCCGTGAGCGACTTCACCCTTCTGGTCATGTCGGTCCCGACCTTCACCTGGGCTTGCATCAGGACGACATCCAGTGCGGAGACGAGAGCGCGCGGGAGGTTGATGGGATCGTTCTCCATCCTGTGGACCATCGCCTGGACGTCCTCAGCGTGGAACGTCGTGTACGCACTCTTTCCCGTTGCCATCGCCTGGAAGACGACGTAGGCCTCCGTTCCTCTGACCTCTCCGACCATCAGATACTGAGGTCGTTGTCGCAGAGCGGATGTCAGCAGATCGAACATGTCGATCTCTCCCATCGCCTTGCCCGTGATCTTGCTCCTGGTCCCGAATCCAGCACGGGTCACGGTGGGAACCCAGTTGTCGTGCGGCAGGTTGAGCTCTCTCGTGTCCTCGATGCTGACAATCTTCATCTGAGGCGGTATGAACAGCAGTATGGCGTTGAGCGTGGTCGTCTTTCCACTCGCCGTTCCACCGCATATGAGCATGGACTGACCGTTCTCGATGGCGAGCCACAGGTATGCCATCATCTCATCATTCAGGGTCTTGAATCTCAACAGGTCCAGAGGTGTGAATGGGTTCTCCCTGAACCTTCTGATCGTGAAGCTCGAACCTCTCTTGGTGACGTGCTTGCCGAGCGTCGCCTGAAGCCTTGATCCGTCCGGGACCGTGGCGTCGAGCATCGGCTGCGCAACCGAGATGTGCTTACCGCACCTCTGTGCCAGCCAAACGACGAAGGAATCGAGTTCCCCCTCATCGTCAAACCTCAGGTTGGAGGGGATGGACCCGTACTTCCTGTGATAGATGTAGAACGGGATATCAACGCCATCACACGAGATATCCTCCACGTTGACATCGATCATCACGACATCGATGGGTCCGTACCTGATGAAGTCCCTGAGCACGTAGTACATTATCCGTTCTTTGGATATGGGGTGAAGGCTTACGCCGAGCTCCCGGAGAAGACCGTCCACAACCCTCCTCAGGTAGGTCTCCTTCACTCTCTCGTCCTCTTCGTCGATCGCCTCGAGTGATTCGACCAGGATCTCTTTGAGGACCTCGAGTATGTCCTCCTCTTCTGGGAGGAGCTTCGGCTCGATGACCTCGTACGTGTACTCGTTCGCGCGCGTGTCGTAGTTTATGCGAACATAGGAATAGCCCTCAATCATGGGCAGGATTTCAATCTCTGTGAGGTCCTTCTTCGAAATCTTGGGTATAGTCGTCACCCTTCCCATGGTCTTCTCTTCGACGGCACTGACCATGGGCGAGAGGACCTTTATCCCCTTCTTGCCCAGAAGCTTGCTGAAATATCCCCTCTTGACGGCATCGAGGGCGGAGAAGACGCTTCTCTTCCTGCGTTCTTCCAAGACTTCCAGCTCCCCCTCCGTCGCCGTCTTGTCCCGTTCGAGCTGCCTGAGCTTCGCAGCAGTCTCTTCCTCTCTCCTCTTGAGATCTTCAAGCTCCTCTTTGACACCCTTGCCTATCGCTTCGCTCAATTCTATCACCTAGATGAAACTCAGTATGGAGAAACCGATCACCAGCATCAGGAAGCTGTGCCGGAATCCGCTAATCACTCTCCCGTTGTCAAGAACTCCCGCGAGAAGCCCGTCCCCCACAGCGTGTATTATCGCTGCGAGGAAGAAGGCCAACTTGATGCTCTCCACGATATTCGGCAGGTCAGATGCAAGTGGGCTATCCACCGCACCGCCACTCCCCTCGCCTGAGGTGGTGAGCGATTCGCTCGCCTCAAGCATCTTCGGGAGGAAAGTCGCGTTGATGATTGCGATCGTGACAAGGAACACGAAGAACGAGATGTAGATGACAGCGATGTATGTCGACATCGCAATGCTCCTTTCGTATTCCGTCAGCTGCGTCTCCTTGGCATCGTGCGAGACCATTGTGAGGACATCCGCAACATCTCCGCCTGCATCGCTCGACTTGACGATTATGCTGACGACACGACTAACCATCGGTGTCTTGACACGCTCGTTGAAGAGTTTGAGGGCCTCGCTCGCGGGAACCCCCCATTGGATCTGGGCAGCCATCTTCTCAATCTCTGCTGTGAGTCTCCCGTACCTACCGGACGAGGCCACGACAATCGCGTCGGCAAGGGTCATTCCGAACCTTCCCGCCTCGGCAACGTCTCTGAGGAAATCCGGAAGCCTTCCCTCGATGGCCGCGACTTCCTTCAGTTTCTTCTGCATGTAGAACCCGTATGGCCCCATTATGACGAGCATCGCAAAGACGATGAAGTTGATTCCCCTCTTGATCGGCGTCTCCCCTGAACGCAGTGAAATATCGACCACATCCATCATGTTCAGGATGGCGATGATGACGAAAACCGCAGCAATGCTCCCGCTCACGATCAGTATAGGCTTGGCGAGGTCCAGCTTCTCGTACATCTTGATTCTGGCCTGCTCCAGGTCCTCTCGCGTCATTACTTGCCCTCCTGTTCCATGTTCCATATGACGAAGATGAACCCGAACTGGGAAATCGGTATCATCAGGCCGACGACGACGTACAGCAGTGTCACGACGAAGCCTGACCCGCCCTTGCTGATCAGGCCCATTATGGCCATGATGACGACCAGGAAGAGGGGAAAGGCGACGACGACCGTGACGAAGCTCTCGGCAAGCATGCCGAGGGTCTCCATGTTCTTCCTCATCTCCAGTTTGTCCTCCTTCTCGTACTGCTCCGCCTTCATGAGGAAGTAGGGTTTGAGCTGTCCTCCGGACGTGGAGGTCGTGACGACGCCCTGAAGGAAGTCCTGGAACTTGATGGACGGGGATCTCGCGGAACCCGCACGGATGGCGGAGAGGATATCGACTCCCAGAAGCTCCGTGTCTCTCGTTATCCACTCGGCCTCCTCGGCAACCTCACCGTACACGGCTTGCTTCGAGAGCTCCTTGAAAATAACGTTTACTGGCACATCGGCTGACGCCATCGCGGAAATGAAACTCATCGCTCCGGAGATTTTTGCATCGATCTTAGTTCCCCTCTTCTTCTTGGCGGATGTGGGGGCGTGCAACAATACGAAGTAGGTGAGGAGTGCCGGAACCACTGCCAACAAGATGGCGATGATGATGCTTGTCAGCCCATCCATGATGCCCAGCACGAATAGGAGCGGTCCGAGAATCACTCCAATGACCACACCGACGATCACCATGATGAACGTGCTCATCCAGACATAGGCGAGATACTCTTCTGGTCTGATCTTCATGTGAGCCTGAACGAGGTCGTCCTCCAAGTCTTGTTTCGGTTCGAACCTCGACTCCACGAACCCACCAAGGAGGCGCCAGCAGGTTTCCTGATAGGGCGTCAGCTTGATGTATTCCGGTCTCGAGCCCTTGGCCAGCTTTATCTGATGCGGACCTCTGAGCCCCGTTTCCTCTGGCCTGAATCTCTTCGTCTTCACATAGGCCTTACTCGCCTCTAACTTGTCGAACGTGTCAGACCTCTCTTGAGGCAAACATATCACCTTCAACTAGATCCTCGGGTTCTGGCTCCTCTCGGACCCATCCCATTTCGTTCCTTATCTTCTCGATAGTCTCTTCAGGGTAGTGGTAGTAGGACACAACGAGTCTCGAGATGTCCTTGTAGTCGTCAAGGTCCTTTTCGACCATGTAGTTCACCAGATCCACCCTTCTCTGAAACTCTCGGTCCATCTCATCGTGGGTCATGTTCTTCATTTCCTGCAGTTCGTCGAAGAGGAAGCTGTGACCCTTGTAGATGAACGAATCGGTTGCCGTATCCCACTCGTACACTGTATTCGTGATGAGCTCGTTCGTCTCAGGTTCAAAGCCGACGAGCTCAACTACCTGAACGACCCTCCTCACCTGTTCCGACTCGGCGCCGATTCTCGCGAAATTCTGTATGATCACGAAGTTGAGGGCGGTCAGCAAGATCCTCGGTGTGTTGATGGGCGGATTCTCGAGTCTGTTGACCATCGATTTCACGGAGTCCGCGTGCATAGTGGACATCGTCGGGTGGCCTGTCGCCATGGCCTGGAACATCGTGTACGTTTCCCTTCCTCGGACCTCTCCGACAACGATGTAGTTGGGTCTCTGCCTTAGAGCGGCCCTAACGAGATCGAACATGTCAATCTCGCCGGCGGCCTTTCCATCTGCCCCCTTCTCGCCCACGCCGCTTCTCGTTGTCCCTGGAATCCAGTTCTCATGTGGAAGGTTGATCTCTCTCGTGTCCTCTATGGACACGATTTTTGCGCCTGGCCTGATGAACAACGCCGCTGCGTTCAGAGTCGCGGTCTTGCCCGTTGCGGTCCCGCCACAGACCATCATTGACCTTCCGTGCTCTACGGCCAACCACAGATACGCGACCATCTCTGGCGATGCCGTGCCGTACTTTATGAGCTCTGTCGGAGTGAATGGTTTCTCCTTGAATCTCCGGATCGTGAAGGATGACCCTCGCGTGGTCACCTCCCTTGCGTACGTGGCCTGGACACGATGGCCTTCAACGCTGGTACCGTCCAGGATGGGATTGGCCACAGAGATCTGCTTCCCGCATCTCTGTCCCAGCCCAATGACGAACGAATTCAGGACATCCTCATCGTCGAATCTCTCCCTCGTCCTGATGGACTCGTACTTCCTGTGGAATATGAAAAGGGGAACGCCCACGCCATCGCATGAGACGTCCTCGATTGTTTTATCTGACATCAGAACATCGATTGGACCGTAGCCCACGTAGTCCCTCGTGATGTAGTAAACGATCTTGTCCCGGGAATTCTCGTCGACACGCATCCCCCTGCTCCTGAAGAAGCTGTCAATGCTCTCCTTGAGGAACTCCTCCTTGTCTTTTATTCCCAGGGTGCCGGTCTCGTACTCCAGCGTTCGCTTAAGCGAGTCCTTGATGAGGGCCAACAGCTTCTCTTCTCTCTCGGTGAGATAAGGTTCCCACGACTCGTAGACATACTCGCTCTCCTTGTTGTCGTAGACTACCCTCGAGTAGCTGAAGGGAGGCTTTATGGGCAAGATCTCAAGCTCCTCTATCCACTCCTCCTCAGTGGGTGCGATGGGCGTGAGGTGGGAACCTCTGCCCCCTTCCCACTTCGTTGCCGTGGATGCGCCTTTTGGCACCAGGACTTTCCTCTGTTTCTTTGCTCCAAACATACCAGATACCTCTTCGTTGGACTCAGGTTCGAGAACTGGTCTCCCCGATGACAACGTCGAAGTTCGATGAAACCAGTGTCAACCTCCCGATGTCCACATCATCGGACTCTATCGTGACCTCAATGAGCGAGTAATCATCAAAGACCGTCCTCTTTACGACGAAATATGGATTGGTCGCCTTCTCCTGTGCACCGCTGCCATACCAATCCCAGTCGGGAGGTGAGTTGTCCTCGTAGTCCTGTTCCGTCACACCAAAGGCACTTGACAGCGTCTCATTGAAGAATTTGTACCACGCCTTGCCGTTCTGGGTCCAGTGAACAATGGTCACGTCAGAGTTGACATTGCTGTACTCATCCCACGAGGCCCCATTGAGATCATGGTGGACACCCTGCGTCCCGATGCCGCCCACAGAGCCGTCACCGTACAGGTCTATGAGGTACATCCAAATCTCGACGTAGTCACCCTTCTTGGATACCATGAAAGAAGGCTCTCCCTTGATGACCTCACCTTCCTCCTGGGATCTGATGATGGCC comes from the Candidatus Thermoplasmatota archaeon genome and includes:
- a CDS encoding histone, whose product is DEAPPAKKPPAKEPPAKPAAAAPAVEKKAVPGEELEKLDRPVPKKVIKKPVDRPVVQKKVIKKPVPVEDETEKV
- the tadA gene encoding Flp pilus assembly complex ATPase component TadA — translated: MSEAIGKGVKEELEDLKRREEETAAKLRQLERDKTATEGELEVLEERRKRSVFSALDAVKRGYFSKLLGKKGIKVLSPMVSAVEEKTMGRVTTIPKISKKDLTEIEILPMIEGYSYVRINYDTRANEYTYEVIEPKLLPEEEDILEVLKEILVESLEAIDEEDERVKETYLRRVVDGLLRELGVSLHPISKERIMYYVLRDFIRYGPIDVVMIDVNVEDISCDGVDIPFYIYHRKYGSIPSNLRFDDEGELDSFVVWLAQRCGKHISVAQPMLDATVPDGSRLQATLGKHVTKRGSSFTIRRFRENPFTPLDLLRFKTLNDEMMAYLWLAIENGQSMLICGGTASGKTTTLNAILLFIPPQMKIVSIEDTRELNLPHDNWVPTVTRAGFGTRSKITGKAMGEIDMFDLLTSALRQRPQYLMVGEVRGTEAYVVFQAMATGKSAYTTFHAEDVQAMVHRMENDPINLPRALVSALDVVLMQAQVKVGTDMTRRVKSLTEFIGVDPESDELITNTAYSWNPADDTFNYSGHSYVYEKISIARNWSQKRMEQEVRRRIGLFKYMSKIGLDKHTDVAKLVSSYYKDPDAVYKKAQEALARS
- a CDS encoding type II secretion system F family protein codes for the protein MTREDLEQARIKMYEKLDLAKPILIVSGSIAAVFVIIAILNMMDVVDISLRSGETPIKRGINFIVFAMLVIMGPYGFYMQKKLKEVAAIEGRLPDFLRDVAEAGRFGMTLADAIVVASSGRYGRLTAEIEKMAAQIQWGVPASEALKLFNERVKTPMVSRVVSIIVKSSDAGGDVADVLTMVSHDAKETQLTEYERSIAMSTYIAVIYISFFVFLVTIAIINATFLPKMLEASESLTTSGEGSGGAVDSPLASDLPNIVESIKLAFFLAAIIHAVGDGLLAGVLDNGRVISGFRHSFLMLVIGFSILSFI
- a CDS encoding type II secretion system F family protein, which encodes MPQERSDTFDKLEASKAYVKTKRFRPEETGLRGPHQIKLAKGSRPEYIKLTPYQETCWRLLGGFVESRFEPKQDLEDDLVQAHMKIRPEEYLAYVWMSTFIMVIVGVVIGVILGPLLFVLGIMDGLTSIIIAILLAVVPALLTYFVLLHAPTSAKKKRGTKIDAKISGAMSFISAMASADVPVNVIFKELSKQAVYGEVAEEAEWITRDTELLGVDILSAIRAGSARSPSIKFQDFLQGVVTTSTSGGQLKPYFLMKAEQYEKEDKLEMRKNMETLGMLAESFVTVVVAFPLFLVVIMAIMGLISKGGSGFVVTLLYVVVGLMIPISQFGFIFVIWNMEQEGK
- a CDS encoding type II/IV secretion system ATPase subunit, which codes for MPKGASTATKWEGGRGSHLTPIAPTEEEWIEELEILPIKPPFSYSRVVYDNKESEYVYESWEPYLTEREEKLLALIKDSLKRTLEYETGTLGIKDKEEFLKESIDSFFRSRGMRVDENSRDKIVYYITRDYVGYGPIDVLMSDKTIEDVSCDGVGVPLFIFHRKYESIRTRERFDDEDVLNSFVIGLGQRCGKQISVANPILDGTSVEGHRVQATYAREVTTRGSSFTIRRFKEKPFTPTELIKYGTASPEMVAYLWLAVEHGRSMMVCGGTATGKTATLNAAALFIRPGAKIVSIEDTREINLPHENWIPGTTRSGVGEKGADGKAAGEIDMFDLVRAALRQRPNYIVVGEVRGRETYTMFQAMATGHPTMSTMHADSVKSMVNRLENPPINTPRILLTALNFVIIQNFARIGAESEQVRRVVQVVELVGFEPETNELITNTVYEWDTATDSFIYKGHSFLFDELQEMKNMTHDEMDREFQRRVDLVNYMVEKDLDDYKDISRLVVSYYHYPEETIEKIRNEMGWVREEPEPEDLVEGDMFASREV